ttttgtCTCAAGTCACTACTGTTTCTCAAGTTCATATGATCAACTCTTTGATTTGGTGACACAATCTGCTTTTTGGATGGTACAGGTTGAATCAGCTCTTCTTAATGGACCATGCTGAAGATCCAGAAATCACAGTTAAACTAAAGAGAAGACATCTGAATGTACCTCCTCCAATTAACTCAAGCTATGGGACTGGTTACATGGAGAAGTTCGTGAAGAATTCTTTGCCCTACTGTGAAAGAGTTCATGAGACACTGGATCAGTCATCTTCAGCAATGGAAACTGATGAAGTTACAACATGCAACGTACGAGTAGACCTATCAACACCTTCTTTGGTTTATCCAAGCAATGGAGAGACTAGAAAAGAGAGGGAAATGGAAGCCATTGCTGATGATGAAAGAGAGGGAGGAGGAGCAATAGTTTGTGTAGAAAGAAGCTCTTCTGTGAACAATGACACATATGCACCACCTGCTTCCACAGATACGGAAGCAGACAAAGATGATGTGACTCAAACAGGGGTCCTGGCTTCTAATGTTTTGCACCACTCAACGGAGGAAGGAGCATCTGAAGGTGGGACCAAAGATGTTCAAACAAATGACGTTGAGGATGATCATTCTCAACATATTTTCAGTGTGGAGACTGGATCTGAGATCTCTTTAACCGGTTTAGTGGAAGACCAGTTCTCTTCCATAACCAATCAGGAGACAGAGAAAGAGCCTGATTGTCATCAAATTCAAAATCAGCATATTAGCACATTTGACAACTTTGAAGATTTATCTCTGGATGTTGATGCAGTACGTGACAGTGCTGTCccaagagaagatgaaattatCTCACAAGATGGATATTCCGTGAATACCGAAGACGCTGGACACGTTTCAACTCTTGAAATCAGTTCAGAAGTTGAAACAATGATGTTAGATACTCCAAAAGATGTTCATACAGGAAACATAACCCCCTCGGCCTCATCTTGTCAAGAAGACACATTAGCCGACTCTGATGTAGCTGAGATATCATCAGATTCTGGAAAAGAGGATCCACAACCCATGTCTATCATTGCAGATGGGAGCAGTGAGCTTGAGGTACAGATTCTTGATACTCAAAGTGGCGGTACTGTATTTGCAGGTGATAACCAGGCCAGGCTGAACGATAAGGTCAGTGAGACCGTACCCGAAGTAGACTTGGAAACTATTGGTGATGCACATGAATGTCTTCCAGGTACTCAAGAATGTTTTTCACCTGAGTATCACATACAGACACATAGCCAAGGAGGGCAAGAGAGTCAATCTGAAACAGACTCAGAAAATACAACAGCAGAAGCAGCAGCCGAGTCTCTTCCTCCACAAGATGTTCCTCTTGGTGTTCAGTGTTCAACTTCAGAGGAAACACTAACATGCAACGAAAATGAAGCTGAAGtagaagctcttaatgcaccacACCAAGGTGATATCACATCATTAAATGGTAATTATATCCCTGAGTCTGTTCTCTCCATGGATCCGACTGATCAAGAAAATTGCTTGGATGTGCCTATGGCTCCCTTCTCCACGTCCCTCCATGTAACACCTCAGGAAGATCTTGAAATAACGCCTCCTCTCCCGCCTCTTCCTCCAACACAATGGTGGATGGGGAAGCTGGTTGATTCTGTTAAACAAACAGAAACTCAGTTCTCTCCAGTGCCATACAATGGGAACAACAGTTTCTACATTCACAGGGATGAAAACACACATAATGGATTAGTTCAAGGGACCGAGGCACAAGATCAGTCAGAAGCCTCAGTTACAGCAGATGAAAGCCACAATACTGATGTTGATCCAGTTGAAGCAGTGTTAATTTCAGCAAAAACTACTCTGAATGAACAATCTAAAGCAACCGAGGAGGAACAGTATCATTCAGAATCAGTTGCTTGGGAGTCACTACTCACACCTGAAGCTACACCAGAGGCAGAATCAATCCAAGGATTAGAAGCACTTGAGTGGTTTAGTCAGAACTTAAAAGAGCATACCAATCCTAACCTTACAAAGCTAGAAGAGAAACCTCAGCTTGATCATCCACTAGAACCACCAGGAGGAACAGAAGGAGATAATAAATCAtatgaaaagaatgagaaagTTGAGAAGCTTCCAAGAGACAAGGAGTCTCTTGTTCTTGGCATCGATAGAAGCATGGTGATTAATTACCTTAAATTTTATATCTCTATGGTTAGTTCAGTATTTATCTCTCTGACGTTAATcacttgacttttttttttgtttaattacaGTTGAGGAAGGTGTCTGAAAGAAACAGGACACAACTTGGAGCTCGAGTGGATGAGAATGATTCACTACTGGAGATCATACGCAGCAAGGTCAAACGCTCTAtacttatcttcttcttttttttttccttttgactTCACTTAGTTTAGTATAAACCAATAACTGATAAAATGCATTAGCAGTCATTCAACTTGAGACCAGCAGATGCATCGGTGAGACACAACTTTCAAGTAGCTGCTCCCATAACCAACTTGAAGGTCGCTGCAATTCTAGAGAAAGCCAATAGTCTTCGCCATGTCTCTCTCTAACCTTATTTGGTTTAATTTGGAAaattacatgtataaaaatgagaaaaaagttATTGAtgtgttaatttttatttaggcAATGGCGGGAAGCGACGACGATCACGATTCAGATAGCTGGAGTGAGTGAATGAGTCTCCATGCATGTAACCTGTAGATGACATATTGATCATACACATACAcaatacatttttgtaatttgtatAGAAGAAGTGTTAGCTTCTTCTcagattgaattttttttttgtatctcgTAATGTTTTTATTGCTCTCTTTCATACATATGCAATGTATGTCACTCTCAGTTTTTTACTTTCTTTATTGAAAATTTTCAGTTAATGAATAATTCGTCGTTCTAAGAACAACATTTCTGTGACTCAACAAAACTTCACCTATGTCTAAGAAAGGCAAAGAAGGACTAACCACTACTTTCCTCTTAATTACCAATATTGGTTTGTACACACATATGATATGACATGACATATGAACATTAGAAAATATCCTCCTATTTATAATAACTCTTTTGTAAGAACTCAAATCGAATTCAACTCATCTGAAAATGGAAGCTCGAAAGCAAGACAATGAACACATTTTCCGCAGTCTATATCCATCTGTGCCCATTCCCGACAAGCTTACACTGGTATGGATttgaatttgttattttttgaacaaAGAAAAACTCTTTGAATATGAGTATGTGGGCTTGGATTCGGTTTGTTTGACTATCCTAATGAGAAATACTTAATTTATTATGTGTTAAGCCTGAGTTTGTGCTCCAAGGAGTAGAAGAATTCACAGAGAATGTGGCGTTCGTAGAAGCTGTGACCGGTAAATCCGTCACGTACGGTGATGTAGTGAGAGACACAAAGAGGCTAGCCAAAGCGTTGACCTCACTTGGACTAAGGAAAGGTCAAGTAATGGTTGTGGTTCTACCAAATGTCGCCGAGTATGGGATTATTGCCCTTGGCATTATGTCCGCCGGTGGAGTTTTCTCTGGCGCTAATCCGACGGCTCTTGTCTCCGAGATCAAGAAGCAAGTTGAAGCTTCTGGTGCTAGTGGAATCATCACTGATTCTACTAACTTCGAAAAGGTAAAATACATGGGGTACTTTGTATGATTGTGTCTGTgcatataaatgtttaattttgttCATGGTGAAATGTTGGTTTGGTTCACCATGGTGAAATCTTATtcttgaaaatttaaatatcttctatacttttatttatttcaaattcggGTTTGGTATAGTTTTTGTCTGAATTCAGTTTGAATTTGGAcgtaaaattactaaaatacgatttaaataatatatgcaATATACTTGGTTGTGTTGTTAAAAAAATGCAATATACTTGGTTGATTCTGTTTGGTTGGACTAGATTAAGGTTTAGACCTGGTTTTTGGTTATATGTATTACTGAAGTTTTATGTGTATATATCATTTGTCAATTTGGTTCCTaaattgaataaattaaatatatgtttgatCGTAATTGTTCAAGCTCCATGAATTTAAAGACCAGTCCTAACTGGTCGGTTTAAGATTTGAGTTCTCTTTCCGGTATCTATTTTGGTTCTATTAAAATCTACTAACCCGCCTATAACATGTACTTATTTTGGACAGGTGAAGGCTTTGGGTTTACCAGTAATAGTGTTAGGTGAAGAGAAGATCGAAGGAGCAGTGAACTGGAAAGATCTTCTAGAAGCAGGAGACAGATCTGGAGATAACAATAGAGAGAAGATTCTTCAGACAGATCTATGTGCACTTCCTTTCTCTTCAGGCACAACAGGATTACAAAAGGGAGTGATGCTCACACATCGCAACCTAATAGCAAATCTTTGCTCTACTCTCTTCAGCGTCCGGTCTGAAATGATCGGCCAGATCGTGACTCTTGGTTTGATTCCGTTCTTTCACATTTACGGTATCGTTGGAATCTGTTGTGCTACAATGAAGAATAAAGGCAAAGTTGTTGCTATGAGTCGGTATGATCTAAGGCTTTTCTTGAATGCTTTGATTACTCATGAGGTCTTGTTTGCGCCTATTGTTCCACCTATTATATTGAATCTTGTCAAGAATCCGATCGTCGATGAGTTTGATCTTTCTAAGCTTAAACTCCGTTCTGTTATGACTGCTGCCGCTCCCTTAGCCCCCGAGCTTCTCACTGCCTTTGAAGCCAAGTTTCCTAATGTTCAAGTCCAAGAGGCAAGTTCAAAAGACCTAAaaccttttatgtttttgttgttcttttttattttatttattattattagctATGAGGAATTCGAGCCAGGGCACAACGGAACCAAGTCCTTGTGTTTGGTccttttttgttattgttgttttCAATCTAGGTTTCATTAATGTGTTAATAGGCTTACGGATTAACGGAGCATAGCTGCATTACTTTAACTCACGGTGATCCTGATAAAGGACAAGGAATCGCGAAACGAAACTCTGTCGGATTTATACTTCCGAATCTCGAGGTGAAGTTCATAGATCCTGACACTGGCCGGTCGCTTCCGAAGAACACTTCTGGTGAGCTCTGTGTGAGGAGCCAGTGTGTGATGCAAGGTTACTTCGAGAACAAGGAAGAGACGGAGAAGACGATCGATGAAGAAGGTTGGCTTCACACTGGAGATGTAGGTTAcattgatgatgatggagaCATTTTCATCGTTGATCGCATCAAAGAACTTATCAAATACAAGGGCTTTCAGGTAACTTGATTCACAATTAATCTTAGCTTGGTTTTCTTTTCCGGTTATTTCCGGTTTGAGAATGTTATACTGAACTCCGTTTTTGGTCCAGATtggattttcatatttttgtgcAGTTTTATTTGGGATCAAAAAGTTAATCAACGTCTCATTATGCCTTTAATTGTTTATTTGTGTCTACTAAAATTTTACGTATATGTGTTTGCAACAGTTAAAACCTTAAAGTTGGTTTGGTTATGGATCAGTCTTGTCTAAGTAAATCATTTACATGTCTAAAAACAGAGTTGTTTATTTTCCGGCAGGTGGCTCCGGCGGAGCTTGAAGCTATTCTACTCACTCATCCATCAGTTGAAGACGTAGCCGTCGTGCCGTGAGTATATATATTGCCttctaattattaaaaatttgaagaatggttaattaattaaaataaataatttggaATAAAATAATGAGCAAAGGTTACCGGACGAGGAAGCGGGAGAGATTCCGGTGGCTTGTGTTGTGATGAATCCAAAAgcgaaagagaaagaagaagacatcctTAGCTTTGTTGCGGCAAATGTGGCTCACTACAAGAAGATCAGAGCCGTCCATTTTGTGGATTCAATTCCCAAGTCTCTCTCTGGTAAAATCATGAGGAGGCTTCTCAGAGACAACATCCTCAGCATCAAGAAAACGCTATTCTAAGTGGTTGATTAACGGTTTGGTTATCCATTAATTAGTCGCTTAATTTAATCTTCTTTTATTAAGAATGTTTTACTATCAACGTTTTCAACGTTTCTGATGTTTAACGGAGTAGACAAAACTAATAACACACCAAGAACATTCTACCTAGTTTGTTAGACTAGCTCCAATTAATGTATCAATCTCTACCAGAAAATATAAAACGAGTCCGTagaagggcaaatctccaaaataccacatttctaaatttatatcacaaaaataacactcaaaaactaaaatgaccaaaatagcacctttctaagtttatcctttgaaaattttaatttttttatttttcaaaatttgaaatcttatcccaaaacttcatttctcaactctaaaccctaaaccctaaaccctaaactctaaatcctaaaccctaaattctaaaccctaaactctaaaacctaaaccctaaaccctaaaccctaaactctaaaccctaaaccctaaaccctaaatcctaaaccccaccctttaactctaaaccttaagtttgtgacttttgataaaacattaagttctatttttgtgacttttgaccttgagtgctagtttgagaacaaaaacttgatttagtgctatttttgtctttttctcttcgtGGAAAccaatacaaaatttaaagaaaGATTAATCGAAATTTTATAGTATTCACAAATGTTCTTTAGAACCATGTGATAGATTAACGGTTTAGAAGTGAATAAAGATCAATAAAATCCATTCGTATAAACTACCTACGATAATTTCATGtgttgtttaattattttcttagacTATTACAGAACAAAGACTCCACCAAATCCAAATCAGTACACAAACGTGTTCGTGACCAGCTTGTTTTCCTTGCACTCaatttacaaatcataaacccatttaatcgttttttttcttttacagaaAGGCATTTAAGAAcatagaaaataagaaaaccaaTTATGGCCGAACCACATGCAAAGTTggctaaacaaaataaaatatgttacagCTCAAACGGAACCTCTCGGTTACCAATAAAAGACTATAGTAAACAAAATACAGCTCATCCAGCATTGTCTGTTTGATTTTTATAATCATCATTTCACGTTTAGTCCGTGGTaagaatacataaataaataagccattaacaaaacaaaatttgaaaacgAAAATTAGAAGCATCTTTCATCAATATAAAGGTTGACTTATAACATCGTGAACAATCAAAACATCTTACGataaatttatccaaaatgatAAGAAGATTCACAACACAAATCATCAAATCATCACCAATGGTGAAGAAAGCAGTACTGATTGGGATCAACTACCCAGGAACCGAGGGAGAGTTACGTGGCTGCGTCAATGACGTCAAGCGAATGCACAGATGCCTCGTTGACCGGTTCGGATTCTCAGAGGAAAACATCACCGAGCTGATTGATACCGACAAGTCCAAGATCCAACCCACTGGTAAGAACATACGACAGGCATTGTCGGAGCTTGTGGGATCGGCTAACCCTGGAGATGTGCTCTTCGTACACTACAGTGGACACGGTGTGAGGCTGCCTCCGGAGACTGGTGAAGACGATGATACTGGTTTCGATGAGTGTATTGTTCCCTGTGATATGAACAACATCACTGGTACGTAGTTTTCTAATGTTGTTTTTTATCTTTGGTCAGAGAACACAAAccaactaaaatgttttttttttttcagatgatGAAATCAGGGAGATTGTTGATAAAGTGCCTGAAGACTGCTCCATTACAATCGTCTCGGACTCTTGTCATAGTGGTGGTCTCATTGACGCAACCAAGGAGCAGATAGGAGAGAGCACCAAGAAGGCGGGGAAAGCAGTAAAGACTACTGAGGAGATTGAACAAGAAGAGAGGAGGAACGGAGTCCATGTGGTAAACAGATCTCTGTCTCTGGAGAGTATGATCAATATGCTAAAGCAAGAAACAGGAAAGGATGATATAGAGGTGGGGAGTATCAGGAGGTCTCTTCTCCATGCGTTTGGAGAAGATGCATCTCCAAAAGTGCAGGAAACTGAAGGCCTCAAGGCGGTGACGAAGAAACAAGTGGTGAGAAAGAAAGACAAGGGCATTTTGCTTAGTGGATGTCAGACTGATCAGACTTCAGGAGATGTACGCACCAAGGGACAAGCCTATGGAGCATTCAGCGATGCAATACAGATAATACTTGAtgagacaaaaggaaagaagatcacAAACAAAGAACTGGTTTTAGGTGTGAGAGAGCTTCTTGAGTATGAATGTTATCCTCAACAACCGGGGCTGTATTGCAGTGATAGTAATGCTGATGCTCCATTCATATGCTGAAAATGAATTTTCAGATTTAGTTTCTTTAAAGTGTTTTGGAGTTTGTTGTTGAATGAAGTTTGTGTGTTGTGTTTTtcattacaaataaataattcatTTTAATATAATCTCTTTCATCAGCCAATTTTTCAATCAATTCATCTTTCTCTGGCTGCAATAAGTACCCAAAACACAAGGACATGTCCAACTGAGCTGACACAAACTAAGCTCAAGAAAGAGTGAGAAGCCACAACATCCAAAACATGGTGGTTCGCATCTCCAaacctatttttatttttacctcTATAATAGTATTTACAAGTAAAATTGCTCTAACTACACTTTCTCTAATAAAAATTGCTATTTAGAAAgaaattgcattttttttttttaccatataTTTAGAggttgctattttttttttccagcaaacatctattctattactcaaacttgaggtggtctgggcctgaccggaatagaacaaccaataaaacataaagaTCTATGAAAAGAACGTGCATTCCTAACTAGTGAATCTGCAATCTCATTTTGCGTCCTTGAGAAGTAGCTGATCTTGAAGTCCGAAAAACACAACCGAAGagtttcactacaagaaaactgcGCGATACCGATGGACAAATCCGTCATAATCTCGTCGGGAAAGCCGCATACCGATGGAATACCGACGAaaaatgtccgtcggtatcATCTCGTCGGTATGCTGATattcgtcggaaatttgtcgGTAAATACCGAGAAACATATTTCGTCGGCAAATACCGACGAACGTATTCCGTcggtttttttctaaaatttccgACGCTGCATATCCGTCGGTATTTATAGAGAATACCGACGAAGAgaattcgtcggaaatttcaGAAAATACCGACAAAGGGTGTTCATCGGAATATTCAgaaaataccgacgaaaaagtccgtcggtaacTGAAAATAAAACCGACGACtttattccgtcggaatttcatgAAAATACCGATGGATCTTATTCGTCGGAAAAATgtagaaattccgacggataactCTATCCGTCGGTattccttttttaattaaagaaaacaatttttataattcttaatttaatttcaggaaaaaattgataatttagaatttaaaaacattatagatatataaattcaacattattatacattaaagttataaaaagtttttgaaaattaaaaaacaactaAAAGTCTTCACCGAATCGGGTCCTAAACTTCTGCAACAAGGTCTGGGTGAGAACATTGTTTTCCTCCATAGTCGTTCGGTTTTGCTGCAGCTCAACCCGGATTTCAGCATTGTCCTTCTTCAGAAACTCAATCACCGTATCCTTGGTCTAAATCTGCTCCATAAGCTCATCAACGAGTGGATAgtgagctgaagaagaagaagaagcccctCCGGTCGAACGAGCCAATCCAACATAACGgccctttttctttggaacaGCCTGAATGAGAAATAACAAATACATATCACACACATACGCACGCACACACACATATCACACATACATAGCAAAAAGAAATTAGAATGTACCTCGAGAACAAGGTTGTTGAGTTGCTCTACGGTTAAGGAGTTGGAAGATGCAGAATCGCCTTCTTCACACATAGAAGCTTGAGTCGCGAGGAGATCCACTTTTCGATTTTCCACAACCTGGATTACGCCCTTAATAAGTCCATCCTGAATCTCCccagtcttcttgttggtataggCGTTCTTCATCAGGGTAAAATCATCTACGGGAACTCCACCGTTTTCCTTCatctaaaaacaatatatttagtatcacatatttaaaaatgaataagaaaATCAGATTAGAAACTTACTAGCTGAAGTGCTCGGGTCTGTAAACTTGTTGCCCCTAAGTTGTGGACAAACATCCCTTTCCCGCCACGCCCGCTACACCGATTTTGCGAGTTGATTGTCGACAAAGACTTTGTCTCATCTTTCGTCCAATGAGCACACAAATCCCGCCAAACGTCTGGGTTGATGTGCTTCGGGACCTCGCCAACATCGAATTTTTGCTTCCACTCATTGATCCGCTTGGTGTAGTGCGAAGCTGCTTTGCGGCGGAAAACAATTTTCACTTGTTCTGTAATCCCTGATTCCCAAGTGAACTCTTGCtgcaaaataaatacaaatttttttttagaaagttacaattgtagaaattttttttataatattaaaaattgacaACGTATACCGCAAATTGCCGAAACCAAATTTCTTGATCTTCGTCAGGCATGTCATAGAAAGTTGGATAACCACGCTTTAGCATCGTGTACTCCATCCTAAGAAGGCTGTTGGTGATACCATTGCCAGACAAATCAAACCTACGaaataaaaccaaacacaattaaatgtaaaagatgaatataaaatgaaagaaccttttaaaacaaatacttaCCAAGTGGTGTTTGGGACAATAAGATAATTTGGATCAAGGCGCTGAAGCGATTCTCGGCCAGGTTGCCTAACTAACTCCGCAACAGTCATCGTAGTAGGCAATCCTCCTCCTCTTGAACTTTGAGAAGGGCCGGAAGCTACAGAAGGGGGGGTGCGGGCTGCTAGAGGGGTGGGGGCTGCTGGAGGAGTGGTAGCTGCAACTGGGCTACTAGCGGGTGACGTACTCTGAGTACTCTGAGTGACTGAAGAAGTACCCCGGCGAGAACGACGTCTAAGTATAAGAGGAGGTGGTTCATccctacaaaaaaaacattagtaagcttttttattatttagaaacgttttataattaaaatatttttataataattaaaatgtgttttataatttatttaacgaatttttataatgaaaaaaatattttttataccatatgctgatttttttataaataaaaacgatttttatataattaaaaacattttattaaaaaaaaactttataacttCAATAACTTCAAAATCTATAACTTCAATCACACAAATCCTAAATCAAAACTTCAATCCCGGCCCTAAACTAACTCCCAAATCCCTAATCAATCTCAAAatcacataaaccctaaaactaacATTGTAACCTTTAAAATCCCATGAGCAAAGTTAAAGGAATTGAAAATCTTACATGACTGGGTGAAAGAGGAGGTCGAATTTGGGGGATTTAGCCGGAAATCGCGAGGGAGGAGGAGGGAATCGCCGGAAATCGCGAGGGAGGAGGAGGGGTTGggcggagagagagaaaaaaggggaaaaaatgaggaaaaagaagagattttCTCTTATGTATTCATTTAACAAACTGACGGATTACCGACGGGTTTTTTCCGTCGGTATTTAATATACCCGTCGGAAATCCGTCGGTTTTTTAATATTGGCGGTTCGCTGAAACTTTGCGCGGTACAGCTTCACCTGGGTAATTTTCTAAATACCGACGACCATTTCCGTCTGTTCTTCGTCGGTATAGTTAATTCCGTCGGTTAtttgtcggaatattccgacgagataccgacggattacggtttagagtttacacAGGGTGtcgaaattatttatatttgttatacGACTTTCTAAAACcgatatattatgttatataatcataaaacattctaaaaaaatgttataaatttatttgagtGTTACAACTTCTGAGAACTGGCACAAGCCAACTTAAAAGTGTATGATGTTGTTCGAACGGTTTTGATTgaatgattatatatatgtcatgttcaaagttttaaaactgTGAGAATACAATGGGTAGATTTGTTGTCTGAtgttatatatgatatttaatacaactgtaaaaaaaacatacctGTAAGAAACCGAAACTCTAAATtgataatgtccgtcggtattccgtcggtatttaccgacgcATTTCCGACGAACCCTTAGAATTTGAGGGTTTTGTCGGAAATgcgtcggtaaataccgacggaataccgacgaatcCCTAGAATTTGaggggttcgtcggtattccgtcggtatttaccgacgcATTTCCGACAAAACCCTCAAATTCTAAGGGTTCGTCGGAAATgcgtcggtaaataccgacggaataccgacggacattatcaatttagagtttcagtttgatttttgttttacaaatCTCACCATTGTATTCTCAcagttttaaaactttgaacatGACATATATATAACCATTCAATCAAAACCGTatataatcaatcaatcaaaaccgttagatttttaaatcaacaaatctaatttatttttttttaattttaaagtataCAACGTTTCAAACccataatttgtttttagaagaaatctacaatgtttaaaaGTAATTTGCATATACATTCATAAAAGAGTATCTACTCTGCATCTGAGGAATTatctgatgatgaacatgatgaaTCTGAATCGTCTTCGTCAAACTCTCCAATCTCGCCGTCCTCTTCGGTTAATTGTTGTTGTAGTGGATCAAATACTCCTTGTACTCGGCTTCTGAGATTTATTGACATGACAACGATCCAAGGATCGTTCCTTTGCCTAATCCGCGGATAACGAATATAGCAAacctgaaaaattataaattatataagtcgaagtaattatatatgattacttccgatggaaaatatatttcaacATACATACCTGGTCAGCTTGTGAAGCAAGAATGAATGGATCGTAAAAATCCAGTCGTCGTCGCGAATGTACAGATGTAACACCGAATGCGTCAGTGCTTACTCCGCGACCAACAACGTTGTCGTACCACTCACAGTTGAAGACAATACATCTCATGCCAATCATTCCCGGGTACTGAATTTCCAAAATCTCGCGTACGTTACCGTAGTACACATCGTCTCCGGATGACGAAGAAACCCCACAATCAACTGTTCTCCTTACAGTATTTTCCTTAAGAACtctgaatgcatatcctcgagtgcaatatctcggatatgacttcgcAACAAACTTTGGACCACAAACTATCTCACGTAACCAATCTTTAGGTGGGTGCCCAGTAGCTAAACAATGGCTTacctataaaaacaaaaaaaatgttttctttcaTTAAAAGATAATAAGTAAAATGATTAGTTACCACTAATTACTGAGTAGACACTTACATAATCAGAAAGC
This genomic stretch from Brassica napus cultivar Da-Ae chromosome C9, Da-Ae, whole genome shotgun sequence harbors:
- the LOC111212922 gene encoding protein SCAR4, which produces MTLTRYQIRNEYGLADKEIYSDKEDAEVLLEGSSMAGLVGLLRQLGDLAEFAGEVFNNLHEELMTTAARGQGLAVRLQQLEAEVPNSVEIPILSQTDHSTFFYDPGLEWHSTLKTEEHLISPHKLPHCIIDSYEECRGPPQLYLLDKFDVDGSGSCLKRYSDSSLLKTLAASQLSKDERPSKPKKKASHISNGERTLGDSQTSHAKLNQLFLMDHAEDPEITVKLKRRHLNVPPPINSSYGTGYMEKFVKNSLPYCERVHETLDQSSSAMETDEVTTCNVRVDLSTPSLVYPSNGETRKEREMEAIADDEREGGGAIVCVERSSSVNNDTYAPPASTDTEADKDDVTQTGVLASNVLHHSTEEGASEGGTKDVQTNDVEDDHSQHIFSVETGSEISLTGLVEDQFSSITNQETEKEPDCHQIQNQHISTFDNFEDLSLDVDAVRDSAVPREDEIISQDGYSVNTEDAGHVSTLEISSEVETMMLDTPKDVHTGNITPSASSCQEDTLADSDVAEISSDSGKEDPQPMSIIADGSSELEVQILDTQSGGTVFAGDNQARLNDKVSETVPEVDLETIGDAHECLPGTQECFSPEYHIQTHSQGGQESQSETDSENTTAEAAAESLPPQDVPLGVQCSTSEETLTCNENEAEVEALNAPHQGDITSLNGNYIPESVLSMDPTDQENCLDVPMAPFSTSLHVTPQEDLEITPPLPPLPPTQWWMGKLVDSVKQTETQFSPVPYNGNNSFYIHRDENTHNGLVQGTEAQDQSEASVTADESHNTDVDPVEAVLISAKTTLNEQSKATEEEQYHSESVAWESLLTPEATPEAESIQGLEALEWFSQNLKEHTNPNLTKLEEKPQLDHPLEPPGGTEGDNKSYEKNEKVEKLPRDKESLVLGIDRSMLRKVSERNRTQLGARVDENDSLLEIIRSKSFNLRPADASVRHNFQVAAPITNLKVAAILEKANSLRHAMAGSDDDHDSDSWSE
- the LOC111212921 gene encoding 4-coumarate--CoA ligase-like 1, with the protein product MEARKQDNEHIFRSLYPSVPIPDKLTLPEFVLQGVEEFTENVAFVEAVTGKSVTYGDVVRDTKRLAKALTSLGLRKGQVMVVVLPNVAEYGIIALGIMSAGGVFSGANPTALVSEIKKQVEASGASGIITDSTNFEKVKALGLPVIVLGEEKIEGAVNWKDLLEAGDRSGDNNREKILQTDLCALPFSSGTTGLQKGVMLTHRNLIANLCSTLFSVRSEMIGQIVTLGLIPFFHIYGIVGICCATMKNKGKVVAMSRYDLRLFLNALITHEVLFAPIVPPIILNLVKNPIVDEFDLSKLKLRSVMTAAAPLAPELLTAFEAKFPNVQVQEAYGLTEHSCITLTHGDPDKGQGIAKRNSVGFILPNLEVKFIDPDTGRSLPKNTSGELCVRSQCVMQGYFENKEETEKTIDEEGWLHTGDVGYIDDDGDIFIVDRIKELIKYKGFQVAPAELEAILLTHPSVEDVAVVPLPDEEAGEIPVACVVMNPKAKEKEEDILSFVAANVAHYKKIRAVHFVDSIPKSLSGKIMRRLLRDNILSIKKTLF
- the LOC111212923 gene encoding metacaspase-5-like, with the protein product MIRRFTTQIIKSSPMVKKAVLIGINYPGTEGELRGCVNDVKRMHRCLVDRFGFSEENITELIDTDKSKIQPTGKNIRQALSELVGSANPGDVLFVHYSGHGVRLPPETGEDDDTGFDECIVPCDMNNITDDEIREIVDKVPEDCSITIVSDSCHSGGLIDATKEQIGESTKKAGKAVKTTEEIEQEERRNGVHVVNRSLSLESMINMLKQETGKDDIEVGSIRRSLLHAFGEDASPKVQETEGLKAVTKKQVVRKKDKGILLSGCQTDQTSGDVRTKGQAYGAFSDAIQIILDETKGKKITNKELVLGVRELLEYECYPQQPGLYCSDSNADAPFIC
- the LOC125593389 gene encoding uncharacterized protein LOC125593389; amino-acid sequence: MKENGGVPVDDFTLMKNAYTNKKTGEIQDGLIKGVIQVVENRKVDLLATQASMCEEGDSASSNSLTVEQLNNLVLEAVPKKKGRYVGLARSTGGASSSSSAHYPLVDELMEQI